A genomic region of Cannabis sativa cultivar Pink pepper isolate KNU-18-1 chromosome 1, ASM2916894v1, whole genome shotgun sequence contains the following coding sequences:
- the LOC115705270 gene encoding uncharacterized protein LOC115705270 isoform X1: MKHLISAFTPDGDYIAILSSNGIVKIWSTSDGSLFSEWKQLDENPGSKFSCMGCSFVGKKRRKVRGTLLLALGSSDGDVFVVDVSSGERKWETTGSFPGGVAGLSFTNKGRSLHVVGTNGKVSEMNSETGTPLLEFKASRKQISALAFSSDGNFLAVADDKICVLSLEDGKKLSKFSNEMGQVQFASISDDAGALITSGSRDKHLQVWSLDKNSGTVSRGSVLSMKHTPLTFQCKDGCNGKPGLTVLAISKSGVAYVWHLKSLLEDEVNPIKVTCKVNEDEKALQNGESVKNSRVSIFAARLQSLDASKDMKALVAFGSIDHPQFSLVDISKSGQDVVINASEETTNIFENGVAKDGLQPEATVSPKKNKKASKKRPASEADQSTTGDIVDIGHGEAADGVLVDDDTNEPTMGEKLAGLNLAEDNTAKSNEIDESSAIVKPPSADSVHVLLKQALHADDRAILLDCLFTQDEKVITKSISQLNPSDVLKLLQSLISIIQSKGAVLVCALPWLRSLLLHHASGIISQESSLLALNSVYQLIESRVSTLQSAVKVSSVLDVLYSGVLDEEQDEGEMNVPFIYEDRDESEEESEDAMETDDDDNSDNANSDNDKEALEGAFGDLSDLEGMSE; encoded by the exons ATGAAGCACCTAATCTCGGCTTTCACCCCGGACGGTGATTACATTGCAATTTTGTCCTCTAATGGAATAGTGAAG ATTTGGAGCACGAGTGATGGGAGCTTATTCTCTGAGTGGAAGCAGTTGGATGAAAATCCTGGTAGTAAGTTCTCTTGTATGGGATGCAGTTTTGTTGGGAAAAAG CGAAGAAAAGTGCGTGGTACCTTATTGTTAGCTCTCGGCTCAAGTGATGGGGATGTCTTTGTTGTTGATGTTTCATCTGGAGAGAGGAAGTGGGAAACTACTGGCTCCTTTCCTGG tgGAGTGGCTGGTTTATCTTTTACAAATAAAGGTCGTAGTCTGCATGTGGTCGGAACTAATGGAAAGGTATCTGAAATGAACTCAGAAACTGGAACGCCTTTACTAGAGTTCAAAGCTTCAAGAAAGCAGATATCTGCTTTAGCTTTTTCTAGTG ATGGGAATTTTTTGGCTGTAGCTGATGATAAAATATGTGTTTTAAGTTTGGAAGATGGGAAAAAACTTTCAAAGTTTTCTAATGAGATG GGCCAGGTTCAGTTTGCTTCTATATCTGATGATGCTGGTGCCCTAATTACGTCAGGCTCTCGAGATAAACATCTTCAAGTATGGAGTTTGGATAAAAATAGTGGTACCGTGAGTCGTGGCTCTGTTCTTTCTATGAAACATACTCCATTAACTTTTCAATGTAAAGATGGATGCAATGGAAAACCTGGTTTGACTGTCTTGGCGATCTCAAAGTCAGGTGTAGCTTATGTGTGGCATTTGAAATCACTATTAGAAGATGAGGTTAATCCAATTAAAGTAACATGTAAAGTAAATGAAGATGAAAAGGCCCTACAAAACGGTGAAAGTGTGAAGAATAGTCGCGTTTCTATTTTTGCTGCAAGATTACAAAGTTTAGATGCTAGCAAAGATATGAAAGCGCTCGTAGCTTTTGGTTCAATTGATCACCCCCAGTTCAGTCTTGTGGATATTAGTAAATCAGGGCAGGATGTTGTCATAAATGCTTCAGAAGAGACTACAAACATTTTCGAAAATGGAGTTGCAAAAG ATGGTTTGCAGCCAGAAGCAACGGTTTcaccaaagaaaaataaaaaagcaagTAAGAAGCGTCCAGCATCTGAAGCAGATCAGTCAACTACAGGAGACATAGTTGATATTG GTCATGGAGAAGCTGCCGACGGAGTCCTTGTTGATGACGATACAAATGAGCCAACCATGGGAGAAAAACTTGCGGGTCTAAATCTAGCAGAAGATAATACAGCAAAGAGCAATGAAATTGACGAGTCTTCTGCTATTGTTAAGCCTCCTAGCGCAGATTCTGTTCATGTTCTTCTTAAGCAAGCTCTACATGCTGATGATCGCGCTATATTGTTGGATTGCTTATTTACCCAAGATGAGAAG gttataacaaaatcaatctcacaGTTGAATCCATCAGATGTTTTGAAGCTATTACAATCTCTCATATCTATTATTCAGTCGAA GGGTGCAGTCTTGGTATGTGCACTTCCATGGCTGAGAAGCCTACTTCTTCACCATGCAAGTGGAATTATATCCCAGGAATCTTCTTTACTTGCCTTAAACTCGGTGTATCAG CTCATAGAATCGAGAGTTTCTACTCTCCAGTCAGCTGTTAAAGTGTCAAGCGTCTTGGACGTTCTTTATTCCGGG GTTCTAGACGAGGAACAAGATGAAGGTGAAATGAACGTGCCATTTATTTACGAGGACAGAGATGAAAGCGAAGAGGAGTCTGAAGACGCCATGGAAACCGACGATGACGACAACAGTGACAACGCCAACAGCGACAATGACAAGGAGGCTCTTGAAGGAGCGTTTGGTGATCTTAGTGATCTTGAAGGCATGAGCGAGTAG
- the LOC115705270 gene encoding uncharacterized protein LOC115705270 isoform X2, translated as MVSGVAGLSFTNKGRSLHVVGTNGKVSEMNSETGTPLLEFKASRKQISALAFSSDGNFLAVADDKICVLSLEDGKKLSKFSNEMGQVQFASISDDAGALITSGSRDKHLQVWSLDKNSGTVSRGSVLSMKHTPLTFQCKDGCNGKPGLTVLAISKSGVAYVWHLKSLLEDEVNPIKVTCKVNEDEKALQNGESVKNSRVSIFAARLQSLDASKDMKALVAFGSIDHPQFSLVDISKSGQDVVINASEETTNIFENGVAKDGLQPEATVSPKKNKKASKKRPASEADQSTTGDIVDIGHGEAADGVLVDDDTNEPTMGEKLAGLNLAEDNTAKSNEIDESSAIVKPPSADSVHVLLKQALHADDRAILLDCLFTQDEKVITKSISQLNPSDVLKLLQSLISIIQSKGAVLVCALPWLRSLLLHHASGIISQESSLLALNSVYQLIESRVSTLQSAVKVSSVLDVLYSGVLDEEQDEGEMNVPFIYEDRDESEEESEDAMETDDDDNSDNANSDNDKEALEGAFGDLSDLEGMSE; from the exons ATGGTCAG tgGAGTGGCTGGTTTATCTTTTACAAATAAAGGTCGTAGTCTGCATGTGGTCGGAACTAATGGAAAGGTATCTGAAATGAACTCAGAAACTGGAACGCCTTTACTAGAGTTCAAAGCTTCAAGAAAGCAGATATCTGCTTTAGCTTTTTCTAGTG ATGGGAATTTTTTGGCTGTAGCTGATGATAAAATATGTGTTTTAAGTTTGGAAGATGGGAAAAAACTTTCAAAGTTTTCTAATGAGATG GGCCAGGTTCAGTTTGCTTCTATATCTGATGATGCTGGTGCCCTAATTACGTCAGGCTCTCGAGATAAACATCTTCAAGTATGGAGTTTGGATAAAAATAGTGGTACCGTGAGTCGTGGCTCTGTTCTTTCTATGAAACATACTCCATTAACTTTTCAATGTAAAGATGGATGCAATGGAAAACCTGGTTTGACTGTCTTGGCGATCTCAAAGTCAGGTGTAGCTTATGTGTGGCATTTGAAATCACTATTAGAAGATGAGGTTAATCCAATTAAAGTAACATGTAAAGTAAATGAAGATGAAAAGGCCCTACAAAACGGTGAAAGTGTGAAGAATAGTCGCGTTTCTATTTTTGCTGCAAGATTACAAAGTTTAGATGCTAGCAAAGATATGAAAGCGCTCGTAGCTTTTGGTTCAATTGATCACCCCCAGTTCAGTCTTGTGGATATTAGTAAATCAGGGCAGGATGTTGTCATAAATGCTTCAGAAGAGACTACAAACATTTTCGAAAATGGAGTTGCAAAAG ATGGTTTGCAGCCAGAAGCAACGGTTTcaccaaagaaaaataaaaaagcaagTAAGAAGCGTCCAGCATCTGAAGCAGATCAGTCAACTACAGGAGACATAGTTGATATTG GTCATGGAGAAGCTGCCGACGGAGTCCTTGTTGATGACGATACAAATGAGCCAACCATGGGAGAAAAACTTGCGGGTCTAAATCTAGCAGAAGATAATACAGCAAAGAGCAATGAAATTGACGAGTCTTCTGCTATTGTTAAGCCTCCTAGCGCAGATTCTGTTCATGTTCTTCTTAAGCAAGCTCTACATGCTGATGATCGCGCTATATTGTTGGATTGCTTATTTACCCAAGATGAGAAG gttataacaaaatcaatctcacaGTTGAATCCATCAGATGTTTTGAAGCTATTACAATCTCTCATATCTATTATTCAGTCGAA GGGTGCAGTCTTGGTATGTGCACTTCCATGGCTGAGAAGCCTACTTCTTCACCATGCAAGTGGAATTATATCCCAGGAATCTTCTTTACTTGCCTTAAACTCGGTGTATCAG CTCATAGAATCGAGAGTTTCTACTCTCCAGTCAGCTGTTAAAGTGTCAAGCGTCTTGGACGTTCTTTATTCCGGG GTTCTAGACGAGGAACAAGATGAAGGTGAAATGAACGTGCCATTTATTTACGAGGACAGAGATGAAAGCGAAGAGGAGTCTGAAGACGCCATGGAAACCGACGATGACGACAACAGTGACAACGCCAACAGCGACAATGACAAGGAGGCTCTTGAAGGAGCGTTTGGTGATCTTAGTGATCTTGAAGGCATGAGCGAGTAG
- the LOC115705351 gene encoding late embryogenesis abundant protein 2, which yields MASQDQARRAAETKGRTEEKANQMMGSVGEKAQAGKDKTADTAQAAKEKTASAAQAAKERTANTAQAAKDKTADTAQAAKEKTKSAAQTTKEKASDTAARTGEMAHEGKDKAAGILQDTGEKMKQMAQSTADAVKSTLGMAKNDEEEDSPAPFKTRGRDY from the exons ATGGCATCCCAAGACCAGGCTCGCAGAGCTGCTGAAACTAAAGGCCGTACTGAG GAGAAGGCGAACCAAATGATGGGCTCAGTAGGGGAGAAGGCCCAAGCTGGTAAGGACAAGACCGCAGATACAGCCCAAGCGGCAAAGGAAAAGACCGCAAGTGCGGCCCAAGCAGCAAAAGAAAGGACAGCAAATACGGCCCAAGCGGCAAAGGACAAGACTGCAGATACGGCCCAAGCAGCGAAAGAGAAGACGAAGAGTGCGGCCCAAACCACGAAAGAGAAGGCATCGGATACGGCGGCAAGGACTGGAGAGATGGCCCATGAAGGGAAGGACAAAGCTGCAGGAATTCTTCAAGATACTGGGGAGAAGATGAAACAGATGGCCCAATCGACTGCTGATGCTGTGAAAAGTACACTTGGCATGGCTAAGAACGATGAAGAAGAGGATTCTCCAGCCCCTTTCAAGACCAGGGGAAGGGACTATTAG
- the LOC115705362 gene encoding late embryogenesis abundant protein 2 produces MASQDISSKASEISRDVQVKADEAMKGASRAAQTVSDKTSTAAQTAANNTQTAAQSTKDSAASAIGVKHESPGFLQQTGDQISSMAQGATNAVKNTLGMGDGK; encoded by the exons ATGGCAAGTCAGGATATCTCAAGCAAGGCTAGCGAAATCAGCAGAGATGTTCAG gtaAAAGCAGATGAGGCAATGAAGGGTGCATCACGCGCAGCCCAAACTGTGTCGGACAAAACATCAACAGCAGCCCAAACTGCGGCCAATAACACACAAACTGCTGCTCAATCCACCAAAGACTCTGCTGCCTCTGCTATAGGCGTCAAACATGAATCTCCTGGCTTCTTACAACAG acTGGAGATCAAATTTCGAGCATGGCTCAAGGAGCAACCAATGCAGTGAAGAACACTCTTGGAATGGGAGATGGCAAATAA